ACTGGCAACGAAAGTTGGAGAATTAGGACAAGAATAAATAACTGAAAACTACTGCCTGGGGTGGGTCAATTTTGGACGCCGATGGTGGGTCAATTTTCAATGCCGATTGACAGCGCAGTGAGCATTGTTGAAATTATGATCAAGGCATCAATTGGCAAATTAGAAATTGATTTTGATCCGGTTTCCCAGGCCGTTGCGAGCGGATTTCAAATGCTTGATTTTAAGGGTCAGGACTCCTTACCTCTACAAGAAATGCCATACCACCATAAAGACCCTTTTGACAGAATGATCATCGCGCAATCATTGGTTAACAATTATCCGATAATGACCAACGACAGCAAATTCAATTTATATAATTGCCGCGTTATTTAGACAAAGGGGAAATTCTTGATTTAGTGACTTAACAGTCTGTTCAGTTTCACTGCTGTCCTGCTATAAGTAGCTTAAATCAAACAACATTTTACTAAAATACTATTTACTGATGATCCGGAAGGTATCTTCGTAAATATTCTTTCGAGGTCCCAGGGCGACAATTTCCAGTTCGCTGCATTTTTTATTAATACGATAAATAACTCTATATCTCTTGATCCTGAAAGTTCTCAACCCTTCGAGTTCATCTTTTAATGCTTTACCGGAATATGGATCTTCCAGGATCGTTTCGAAGGCGTATCTTACATGCTTTTTGATACGAGGATGTAATTTACGAATAAATGATGCCAATTCATCAGGGATCCGTAATTTGTAAGGATTTGCGTCCGTCATCTTTACAGAAGATCCTCAAGTGAATACAGAGAAGACTTCTTCTTTAAATTATTAAGCCCTTTCCTGATCTCTTTCATAAGTTCCTGATCTGAACGAATTTCAAGAGTTTCATGCCAACTTTCAAATTCATCCGGGCTGACCAGCACCGCTACCGGCCTGCCGTTTTTAGTAATAACAACTTCCTGGTCAGTCGCCTTGACAGAGTCAACGAGAGAACTAAGCTTCATTTTTGCTTCTGAGACTGATAACGTATTCATATCTTGACCTCTTTTCAGGTTAACCTATATTGTAGTCACATAATATTTTTTAAACTGTCATCGTCAAACAAAAATAACGACCCCTTCCCCCCGCAATGATGGATTATTTCCAACAATGCAGCCTAAGTCAATAAATCAACAACGTCCCCTTTCCAAATCCCAGTGCCCCTTACCTAACAACATCCCCTT
Above is a genomic segment from Pseudomonadota bacterium containing:
- a CDS encoding type II toxin-antitoxin system VapC family toxin, whose product is MPIDSAVSIVEIMIKASIGKLEIDFDPVSQAVASGFQMLDFKGQDSLPLQEMPYHHKDPFDRMIIAQSLVNNYPIMTNDSKFNLYNCRVI
- a CDS encoding type II toxin-antitoxin system RelE/ParE family toxin, which gives rise to MTDANPYKLRIPDELASFIRKLHPRIKKHVRYAFETILEDPYSGKALKDELEGLRTFRIKRYRVIYRINKKCSELEIVALGPRKNIYEDTFRIISK
- a CDS encoding type II toxin-antitoxin system Phd/YefM family antitoxin, whose amino-acid sequence is MNTLSVSEAKMKLSSLVDSVKATDQEVVITKNGRPVAVLVSPDEFESWHETLEIRSDQELMKEIRKGLNNLKKKSSLYSLEDLL